In one window of Williamwhitmania taraxaci DNA:
- a CDS encoding NYN domain-containing protein yields the protein MLPGNQKTRKIGVFYDGNYFLHVSNYYNYVHPKKRRLSISGLHNFVRRWVAKVDEVDERLCLVVDAHYFRSRLNAQEASQRGSQLYYERVFDDILMSEGVTTHYLPVRTKFGRKEDRGVEIWLAMEALELAIHKMFDVVVLIASDGDYIPLVRKLNTLGTRVIVLSWNFEFVDDSGQKMVTKSSQDLLSEASYPISMNEIIDNEGNLKETLINDLFVVADSGIIRKEDFQDSDGPDKRSKILSLKEGFGFIAYPPNNLFFHYTDLIIDDFNDLSEGDAVEFTVEKNERGQEVAKNIQKIDL from the coding sequence ATGTTACCAGGAAATCAAAAAACAAGAAAGATTGGAGTATTTTACGATGGGAATTACTTCTTACATGTTAGCAACTATTACAATTACGTGCATCCTAAAAAAAGGAGATTGAGCATTTCGGGGCTGCACAATTTCGTTCGCCGCTGGGTAGCAAAAGTTGATGAAGTTGATGAAAGACTATGCCTCGTGGTAGACGCTCACTATTTCCGCAGCAGGCTAAACGCACAAGAAGCAAGCCAACGAGGGAGCCAACTTTATTACGAAAGAGTTTTCGACGACATACTTATGTCCGAAGGAGTTACCACTCACTACCTGCCTGTAAGAACCAAATTTGGACGAAAGGAAGATCGTGGTGTTGAGATATGGCTAGCAATGGAAGCACTCGAGTTGGCTATCCATAAAATGTTTGACGTGGTGGTGCTTATAGCCTCCGATGGCGACTACATCCCACTTGTTAGAAAGCTCAATACGCTTGGAACTAGAGTTATTGTTTTGAGTTGGAACTTTGAGTTTGTGGACGATAGTGGCCAAAAAATGGTAACCAAGTCGTCCCAAGATTTACTGAGCGAAGCCTCGTATCCCATTTCTATGAATGAAATAATCGACAATGAGGGGAACTTAAAAGAAACACTCATCAACGATCTTTTTGTTGTGGCGGATTCAGGCATTATACGGAAGGAAGATTTTCAGGATAGCGATGGACCCGACAAGCGAAGCAAGATTCTCAGTCTAAAGGAAGGATTTGGCTTTATTGCCTACCCGCCAAACAATCTATTCTTCCATTACACTGATCTAATTATTGACGACTTTAACGACCTTAGCGAGGGAGACGCTGTCGAATTTACCGTTGAAAAAAACGAGCGGGGCCAGGAAGTAGCTAAAAACATTCAGAAGATAGATCTATAA
- a CDS encoding MarR family transcriptional regulator, with translation MNHDDVIIATLQKEGKPLKSSEIAEIASTDKKEIEKSIKKLVAEGKIYSPKRCFYDLK, from the coding sequence ATGAATCACGACGATGTTATTATTGCTACCCTTCAAAAAGAGGGAAAGCCACTTAAGTCCTCAGAAATCGCCGAAATTGCCAGCACCGACAAAAAGGAAATTGAAAAGTCAATAAAGAAGTTGGTTGCCGAAGGAAAGATCTATTCACCTAAAAGGTGTTTCTACGACTTAAAGTAA